A window of the Cicer arietinum cultivar CDC Frontier isolate Library 1 chromosome 6, Cicar.CDCFrontier_v2.0, whole genome shotgun sequence genome harbors these coding sequences:
- the LOC101492014 gene encoding non-cyanogenic beta-glucosidase, protein MITMANNMFALFVVISLTFAFTNAEDPLLEIGNLTRKSFPAGFIFGAGGSAYQYEGAANEGGKGPSIWDTYTHNHPERIADGSNGDVAIDQYHRYKEDVQIIKDLNMDSYRFSISWSRILPKGKLSGGKNPEGIQYYNNLINESLAHGIKPYITLFHWDLPQALEDEYGGFLNSSIINDFRDYADLCFHEFGDRVKDWVTFNEPWMFSNGGYAVGSLAPGRCSDPTCLGGNSGTEPYTVTHNQILAHAHAVRVYRTKYKAKQNGKIGITLVSNWFLPLRDNVEDELATRRALDFQLGWFMEPLTTGNYSLSMQNIVKTRLPKFTTEQSRLVNGSFDFLGLNYYTSTYISNAPPQENVPPSYTTDSRTNTSSEKNGRPLGPRAASSWLYVYPRGLRDLLLHIKEKYNNPAIYIHENGMDEFNDPTLPVKEALLDTFRIDYYFRHLYYIRSAIQLGANVKAFLAWSLFDNFEWGGGYQHRFGLNYIDYKDGLKRYPKVSAQWYQNFLKRD, encoded by the exons ATGATTACTATGGCCAATAATATGTTTGCTCTATTTGTTGTGATATCATTAACATTTGCTTTCACAAATGCAGAAGATCCTCTTCTTGAAATCGGTAACCTCACTCGGAAAAGTTTCCCTGCTGGATTCATTTTTGGGGCAGGGGGATCAGCATACCAA TATGAAGGTGCGGCGAATGAAGGTGGTAAAGGACCAAGTATTTGGGATACCTATACTCATAATCATCCAG AAAGAATAGCGGATGGAAGCAATGGAGACGTCGCCATTGATCAATACCACCGTTATAAG gAAGATGTGCAAATTATAAAAGATTTGAATATGGATTCGTACAGATTCTCAATCTCTTGGTCGAGAATACTCCCAA AAGGAAAGTTGAGCGGAGGAAAAAATCCCGAAGGAATACAATATTACAACAACCTCATCAATGAATCGTTGGCTCATG GTATAAAACCATATATAACTCTTTTTCATTGGGATCTTCCTCAAGCTTTGGAAGACGAGTATGGTGGTTTCTTAAACTCTAGCATAAT AAATGATTTTCGAGACTATGCGGATCTTTGTTTCCACGAATTTGGAGATAGAGTGAAGGATTGGGTTACTTTCAACGAGCCATGGATGTTTAGCAACGGTGGTTATGCAGTTGGATCACTGGCACCAGGTCGATGTTCGGATCCAACGTGTCTAGGTGGAAATTCTGGCACAGAACCTTATACAGTTACACACAACCAAATTCTTGCTCATGCACATGCCGTGCGAGTGTATAGAACCAAATATAAG GCAAAACAAAATGGTAAAATTGGTATAACGTTGGTAAGTAACTGGTTCTTACCACTCAGAGATAATGTAGAAGATGAATTGGCTACGAGGAGAGCTCTTGACTTCCAATTAGGATG gTTTATGGAACCATTAACAACTGGAAATTATTCTTTAAGCATGCAAAATATTGTGAAAACTCGATTGCCGAAATTCACTACAGAGCAATCACGTCTAGTCAATGGTTCTTTTGATTTTCTTGGCTTAAACTATTACACTTCTACTTATATTAGTAATGCACCCCCTCAAGAGAATGTGCCACCTAGTTACACAACAGATTCTAGAACTAATACTTCAT CTGAAAAAAATGGGAGACCTCTAGGCCCAAGG gCTGCTTCAAGTTGGTTATATGTTTATCCAAGGGGACTTCGAGATCTTTTGTTACATATTAAGGAGAAATACAACAATCCTGCAATTTACATCCATGAAAATG GTATGGATGAATTTAATGATCCAACACTTCCAGTAAAAGAAGCTCTTTTGGATACTTTTagaattgattattattttcgtCATCTCTACTACATTCGTTCTGCAATTCA GCTTGGCGCAAACGTTAAGGCATTCTTGGCTTGGTCACTTTTTGACAATTTTGAATGGGGTGGTGGCTATCAACATCGGTTTGGATTAAACTATATAGATTACAAAGATGGATTAAAAAGATATCCAAAGGTTTCTGCACAATGGTACCAGAACTTTCTCAAAAGAGACTAG